The following are from one region of the Oceanivirga salmonicida genome:
- a CDS encoding ATP-binding cassette domain-containing protein, which produces MIKFHNIQKAFNNFLININFEIKKGEIFGIIGESGVGKTTILKIIQGITKQD; this is translated from the coding sequence ATGATAAAATTTCATAATATACAAAAAGCATTCAACAATTTTTTAATAAATATAAATTTTGAAATAAAAAAAGGTGAAATTTTTGGAATTATAGGAGAATCGGGGGTTGGAAAAACAACTATTTTAAAAATTATACAAGGTATAACAAAACAAGAT